A stretch of DNA from Anopheles nili chromosome 2, idAnoNiliSN_F5_01, whole genome shotgun sequence:
CGACTAACTTTTACCACCTTCTGCTGAAGCTGTTCGTACCTGTCACAGGACGAATGGGAGCCGCCATCAACCCGGAGTACCTCGTGGCAGTGCTAGTGGCATTTGGTGGACTTCTGTGCGTCAGTTATCTGGCACCACTGGTTGGGCTGTTGCGAGAGGCTTCCGAGCTCACCGCACGGTTGACGGTGTTTGCGTTACTCGCGTTTCTGTTGGCGTGTTGTACGCAGGTTGGCTTTCCGTACCGTGCCGAAACTGATGGGGCACCTTCCGTACAACGGCATTACGTGACGGTAAGTAGCCATTCCTTCTGCAAACTGCGGTGTTCCCTCACAAGCACCTCTTTTACAGCACACACTGCAGGTGACACCTGGTGGGGAAAGTTCGGGATTCTTGCTACGTGAGATGGACCGAAATGCGCTGCGTGTGATCCGTGGTGTGGCCAAGCCGGCTGAGGTGACACCTATGCGTCAGATGGACACCTGCGAGACGATGCTGTTTTGTGGCGTTCCATTTTACTCCATTTGGCATCAGATCCGTTTCGAGTAGGTTGGAGACTCTATTCGTATCAGGAACGCAGTTAAACAGGCACACTCCATTATTCGATTTTACAGTAACTATTGGCTCGAAGGACCCGCTCCGGAGCTGGAGAAGGACACTCTGCCGACATTTGAGCTGGTCAGGGTAACGCAGCGATCTGACACCGCTCGTCAGTACGATTTTGTCGTACAGCATCGCCATCAAATGTGCGTCCAGTCGGCATTAATCATTGCTCCCCGGCCAGGAGTACGGCTGACAGGCTGGAGCCTTATGGACACCGTACCGGACACGATCGAGTTTAACGGGCAGAGAGCCCATTTTGTGCTGATCACGTACGGGTTGGCCGAGCCTGACCCTTGGGAAGTGACGTTCGATTTTGAGTACGAGCCCAAGCTGCTGCCGAACGGCGATGATAAGCTGTTCGATGTCAACTGGGTAAGCACGTACTGGGAATACGCCGATGGACATACGGATGAATTCCGTAAACTCATAGCGCAGTTCCCGGATTGGGCCCACGTGATACCGTCGGTGGCCGTTGTGAACGCTACAGCTTATTAAATTGGTAAACGAGGCACACTGCGAAGATACTGTATGGTTTCTGTGTATTTGCTAGTATGATAATAGAAATTATTTCAAGGTATTTTTAAAGTTTAACTTTAAATATAATGGTTTATACAATTTATCAAAGTTTTATTAAGAAGTCGACAAATTTGAATCTATTTACGCCAAAAAGTATGCAAAAGTTTAGACCAATTTTAAACCGTTTTAGACCATCATGATAAACCGCCACTTTTCGGTTCAGAGTAGAGCTTTACAACGGAAAAATGGGTAAAATTGTTTACATTACATCGTCAATATATGCTCTCCACGCATTTTTCCTAACAAAAATTACGTTAAGAAACGCGATAGTAAATCCTGATTCCGTTACACAAAAACAATTCAAGGCTTGCTAATTTGCTGCTCTTTCTTGGAAATGGCAGGTGATTTAAGTAAAATGAGGTACTGGCATGTgatgaataaatataaaacgtaaaagagaaaaagaagcgtagaaaaaaaacgatattaAAGCATCGCTTGACTGTCTCTTATATGCCGTAATTTTGTGAAACTTTTGTCAGCTGGGACATGCCGGCTAAAAGTCAAAACTTTCAAACGTAATAACAAacgagtaaaacaaaaactgttgATTGTTTACAAAGATTTGTGCATAATAGTATTGTGCGATACTTGTGAAAGGTAAGATTAATATCGCGTGAACATAACTTATAACTTGTAAATATGACTCAACATTTATTGTTCTAATTCACTACACCTTGAGGAATTGCTTTGGATAACTACATGTGAACCGATTTGCCGGTATCTATTGTGGTGTCTTGTTTGGATTGCTCAAACTCGATGCTCCGCGTTTAGTTACGCACTGGATGCACCGAAAAACAACCTAAGACCAAAGAAATTGTTTAGCTATAGATGAAGGATCAGCTGCTGTCGACGACGGTACCACGCcggacaaaaatgaaaaacaccaaCTATGATCCCAACATCCACCGGCTGCCTTGGTTCTTCGGGTGGTTGCTGCTAGCTCTGGTGGCTTTTTGTGGAACGGCAAGTTACTTGTCCTTCTTTCATCTACCCTCTGCCCTTAATGAGGCCGACCTTGCCCGACATCCGTACGCCTTCAACGGGGCGCGAGCTTGGAGCATTTTACAACGCCTAGATGCTCTCGGGCCAAAACCGACCGGTTCGCAGGCAAACGAGGTCCACGCCGTTCAGCTCCTGGAGCACGAGTTATCCGTCATCAACGCATCGCGCCACCCAGCCCAGCAGGTGCTGTTCGACAAACAAATCGTTTCCGGTCAGTATGGGATCAACTTCTTCGGCAGCTCCATGACCAGCGTGTACCGGAGAGTGCAAAATTTGATCGTCAAGCTAGTCGGTGAGGAGAATAACCACTCGTTGCTGCTGAACTGCCACTTCGATTCCGTTGCCGGCAGTCCGGGGGCGAGTGACGACTGCGGAAGCTGCGCGGTTATGCTCGAGCTGCTCCGGGTATTGTCCCACGAACCGAAACGGCAACGTCACTCGATCGTGTTTCTGTTCAACGGTGCCGAGGAAACTCCACTGCAAGCATCGCACGGCTTCATCACGGGTCACCGGTGGGCCAGAGAAGTGCGTGCCTTCTTAAACCTCGAATCGGCCGGCTCAGGCGGCAAGGAACTTCTGTTCCAGAGTGGACCCCAGCACCCGTGGCTTGTCGAGAGCTATTCACGTGCCGTCCGGCACCCGTTCGGTCAGGCGATAGGCGAGGAAATCTTCCAGTCTGGTCTCATCCCGTCCGACACGGACTTCCGTATCTTCCGCGACTTTGGGCACATCCCCGGGCTAGATTTCGCGCACATTTTCAACGGCTACCGGTACCATACGCGGTATGATTCGGTTCAGTACCTTTCACCGGCTGTCTTGCAGCGCACAGGAGACAACATGCTCGCCCTCGTGAGGCTTATCGCAAACGGAGAACAACTGGCACGGACCGCTGAACTTGCTCCCGGTCGAACGGTATTTTTCGACTTCCTAGGGCTGGTTTTCGTAACGTACTCGTCTCTAGAAGGAGCACTACTGAACGTGATCGTGTCGATCGCCGGCGTGCTGGTCGGATGCTGGAACGTGCTTGCCGTTGTCGGGTGGTGTAACTGGCGGTCAGTCGCGCGGGAAGTGTTACACGGGCTCGTGGCCACTTTGGTCGGTGCAGGAGCCGCCGTAGGCTTTAATATGATGCTTGCTTTTACCATCGATCGAACTGCCGACCGATCGATGTCTTGGTTTTCAACTTACAGTCTCGCCATCGGGTTGTATTGCGTTCCTGCAATGATGCTGCTATTCATCGTCCATCGCGAGTTCCATCGGTTGTTCAGCAAAGCCAAGGTAAGGCATCATTTACAAGAGAATGCACGCAAACGAGCTGTGTTTGATGCATCTTATCTATTTTTCCTCGATTTCCACAGACGGTTTTGCCGCTGACACTTACGATTCAAGCCCGCATTACGggagtgtttcttttctgGTCTGTAATTGCGACTGGTGCGACCGCTTATGGTCTACGGTCGGTGTACGTTATCTCCGTGCTGCTCACGCTGACGCTGTTCGGGATGACGCTCGTTACCCTGCTCAAGTTGCAATCCTTTCCGTCCGGCTATTGGCTCGTCGTTTTTCTGGTTGTGCACTTCGTTGCCCTGCTCTGGACGACGCAATTTTTCCATCTGTTCGCCAACATCTTCATACCGATCACGGGCAGGTCCGGGGCGAACGACAATCCGGATCTCATCATCGGTACCGTCGCTGCTGCTTGCACTATTTTCGCTACTAGCTTTCTCGTGCCGTTAATTAATCTGCTGCGCAAACCGCACCTTACGATTGGCACGCTGTTGGGGATTTTCGTGGGCTCGCTGATTCTGGCCACTTTCACGTCCGTCGGATTCCCTTACAGCGCACCCGGTGCCACTCCGGCCGACTCCCCGAAGGTGCAACGGATTCTCATGCAGCACACACTGCGCCAGTTCTACGAGCCGAACAGTACGGCCATCGTTCGCAAAGCTGATGCTGGTTATCTGTTTCGGCTTTGGGACCGCCACAATAAGCGTACGGTGCGGAGCGTTCTCGAATCACTCACAATCGGCATTAATTCACCCGTTGCACCGACGGATCTACCCGAATGCGAAACGGAGCTGTTCTGCGGCATGCCTGCTTCAGCGGtccgcttttcttcgctctgGTCGCCGCAATCCGACGAGAATCGACCCAACACGCCTGAAATGGTATCACTTTCCCTGGACGCGATAAAACGTCCTCCACATGCTTCAGGATCGCCAGCCGGAGTGTCCAGAGTGGAGCTTACGTTCAGCCTTACCGGAAGCATCCAATCATCCGTGTTGCTGCGCCCGAAACAGAACGTCACGCTTGCTGGTTGGAACCTCACACCTAACGTACCGACGAAACTGGAAACCGGAGGTCATACGGCGTATTTTATGCTCATCACGCACGGTCTGCCCGGAGAGACGGTGCAGCTGGCTTTGGAGTTGGACATCGCACGCACGGTGTCGCCGGATCTCAACAATGACCAGCTGTTAGACATCAGCGTAACGTCGAACTTCTGGGAATACCACGAACATTTTACCGATCGTTTaaagcgatcgatcgcaacTTTTCCCGCCTGGGCGCACGTCGTGCCTACGGTGACGGTTGTAAACGTTTATAGTTTCTAAGTTTCTTTCCGAAATTTGTCAGACTGAACATGGTAGACTCGAATATTgaggagggattttttttcgaatgtaAACGCCACTGTGTCCTTTTGCTCATTAGTTGTGGGGAATCGGAATATATGACTGACTGAAGGCACATTATAGTTGGAAAAAGTAAATGAACACTATGTTTTCTAccattttaatcaatttcgttttattttcaacacacTATTATACCCGGCTAATCCCTAAACGGCGTTGGGGCTAGCAACTTTTGCACGCAGAGCGTTCACTTTTCCATAGTCTCATTTGTCCTGTCATCTTCATCGTTTTACTTGCAATGTTAAAAAACCATGAATCCTTGCTTTCGTGGATTCCGTTTAACGCAGGAAcagattttcttttcggttttccCACTAGAGGCGATAGTTAAAATGGCCACATGCAGCcaacaaccaggcgcctccagcgtgtgtgcgttcgaaCTGTGTCTAATTTAACCGTCTATATCATATTTAAAAACTTGCTCTGTCCCTTTTTTCTAATCTGCTTGATCATGCGTTGTATAgcttgtatatatatatatatatatatatatatatatatatatatatatatatatatatatatatatatatatatatatatatatatatatatatatatatatatatatatatatatatatatatatatatatatatatatatatattatttatatttatagcTTTACGTTTTaggtatatgtatatatgtatatggaAACTCTAGTGCGCTACAATTTAAACACGGCTACATACAGTGTGAACGTGGAGTGTCGATTACACGGTGAGGTGTACTGATGATTCGTGGTGGTAATGGTAATTGAAAATGTCTGTAGTTTTATGTCACATTCCGTTCGCTGGCGCTCCCGTCTCTCCGGTATCCTTTCTGGGagttcatcatcaacatcagtTTTGTTATAATTATTTCCATTAAAATTTGACCTTCTCTAACATTGCACCGATGCTGAAAGTTTTTGGGGAATGCAGCGCGACTATTCGATACAACTCATATCGTACAGCGATTATTGACTTTCTCTCCTAAGTTCATCTGCCGTTGCTATTCGAGCTTTGCTGTCGTGCGATTCCtttaaacttttccaccgtctTGCCTACGAAAGAAAGACATTCTCCGCCATTGTCCGCCAATCCTGGTGCTGTATCCCTTCAACCCGTAATCGCAGTAAAATTATCGCAATTAGAATATTTGATTGCTCGTAACTCGCCCTAATTCCTAGTCATTTTTGGCCATACTTTTGCGCTACGCAACTAATTCTTGAtacccttttttgtgtgtacaTTCTACGCTGGATGCTTGCGGTATAAATGCGGATAAAAAGACATGGAAACAGAAAAATACTGATAAAATTACTCACTtagttttataaaaaaagacGTAAAAGCGTGCAATGTGTCTTGTGTTTTCCCATTTCTTAATTAATTTCTATTTCTCTGCTTCTACCTTTCTTTCATATCTACtgcattctctctctcctacCATTTCTAGCATTTGCTTTGTTGCAATATAACAAACATTATAACGTACGATATTTATCAATATAATGggagcaataaataaaatataagtGGATGTAAAAATGGAAGTCTCCTAAATATAGCCAATACAGCGACTACAATGAGGCATTATGCGAAGGAAAGCTCGTGTGGCAACATGTCCACATAATTCGTTGAACAGTTTTGATTACCGATATTCACACACTGTTAAGTTGCTTCTGCTTTACATACTCagttcgatttttcatttttttaaagaatgCAGACAtagtttgttcttttttgtttatcaaaaTACTCACAAAATCCAATCCTTTCAAAAACCTCAGCTTATTGGCGATCCAAAAACACATCCTTTAATGAAGATGATGTGATCCTTATTTTTAGTTACTAATGCCATATTCGCTATGTTTGTCTTTTCGGAAATGCTCTCTATAGTTTTTGTTTAGAGGAAGTTTTAACCGTCAGTTCTAGTTAACTGCAGACCCTTAGACGGCGTCCGTAGGGCTCTGGAATTCTGAGAGAGCATGCACGGGATTTTGGGTTTTCTTCTGCGATGCGCGTCGGACCTTGGCGCGTACCTCTTCCGGTTTCTCAGGCCGTACCAGGGGTTTCTTTTCTGGTGCCTTCATCTTCCAAACGACGATTGGTGACTGGTACGGAGAAGAAACAATACGTTGTGAAAAACCAATCAAAGTAAATAAAGATTTTGAATAaagtttttttaattgtttataaaaaaatgcttaaTGATTGTAATGATCATGGAAAGATAAAAATGCATAACTTATCACTAATTGTATAAAAAACTACAATATGATGTTAGAAATGTTTGTAAAACGATTGCACGACTGTGTGTCTTTTTATATGAAAAGCTCAGTTGATGTAGATTCAAGTGTGATGATTAGAAATACGAGTCAAAATAAATATACGCAATAGTTCTTAAATAAGCCTTTCATGAACAGCAAATTAAGCTTTAATCCTTCATAAAGATATTATAGACGATGCGTGGAACAAGTGAAAATCAGTGTACAGTACAAAAGTTGAATGACAAACGTCTGAGAATGCAACCGTAAAAAggaacataatttactcgttcACTACCATCGATATGTACAATGTGTTTGGTTGTTCGTgagtgtttgaaaaaaaaaaattaataagaAAATTCCCACTACGAAAACATCCAGACTCGTAATTTAAGCGAAACAATTTGACGTAGAAACTTACGTAGTTCTAGattatgttttcaaatttcgcacacaaacacatccatACGGTGGTGGAGCACACAACAGGGCACGATAGGAAGGAAATTTTTGGAAATTGTTCAAATTGCAACATTAGAACGGTTAGAGGAATATAGTCGATATCATATGGGGCCGGTATGTCGGATTAGGTGGTTATGGCACGATTTTCAGAATTAATTTTatagaaagaagagaaagcaCGATAAAAAATGAGCGTTAATCATATGGTTCCGTTACACCCACAATCCATATTACATGACGAAGGAAAACGTTTGCTACGAAGTTTGGCCACTGCCTTTCATAACACCTGTCACAACAGGGCGCGCTTACACTTACCGAAACGGTTCCCTGTCGTGTGTACTTGGTAGAAGCGACATACGAGTACTTGACTGTGTAAACGACGGCATTCATCAGGTTCTTGGCCGCCTGAATCAACGAGGTCGCACTGTCCAACTGTAAAGAGAGCGCGGATGCAATACCGACCGATAAAGAAAAAGAGGAGAGGTCAAGGGTAGATTAATTCGTTCAACTAAAGAAAAATCGGAACATAATTTCACCATTACCCCTGACACGATCAATTCACCGCTAATGTTCTGCACGTCCGCTTTCACCTTCGAGGTGATCTGAATCTGGTGGCAGTACAGCGCAATACGCTGCAGGTAAGCGAGCAGATCCTTCTTGGTCGAGCTTTCTGGACATTGATCGGCGATCTCACGTGTCAGCTTGTCGAGCTTCGTGCCCGCTTCAGAAATTTTCTTCGCCGCATTGATGACGTCCATTGTCGTTTTGAGTGGCCCGCGACCGCTGTAACGCCGGAAGAAAGTCGTTGAAATTATGGCCATAATCAACATGATAGAAGAGGTCATACGATCGCGTATGTGAGTGTCGCAAAGCAGCAGCCACTTACCGCGTGAAGTCCGTCATTTCCATCATGATCATGCACATGTGCTTGGCAAGATAGATAATGTCGTTGCCGGTGTCGTCCCATTTGGCAACCTCTGAGTCGAAGGTCAGCTTCTCGCGACGGAACAACTCGACTTGCTGCATGATCTTCTGCTTGTCTTCTTCGTTCATCTTTCGCATCGCTTCCTACATAGAGTgggaaagcaagaaaaaatggcCATGTCGGTTATGTTTCCTGTAAACATAATTGCCAGAAGTGGATAAGGAATGAAACTTACTCTAGCGGTTGTAATGCCACTAATTTCTGGATATTCGTCAATCGTTTGATCACCGGTATGTGCACTTGCTGCCGAAGGAAGGAAATGAGAAGGATTTATAAGTCTATCTTTGCACTTCCCATTTCAAACATGCATCGAAAACATCATGCTCGAACTCAGAATCATTGTTAACGTGATTAGACGTCTATAAAAGTTATAGCTACTGCATGAAGGGCTTGTAAACtagaaaataagaaaaatacaTCAAGCAAATCCCATCCTTACATCTACTACGCGTTTCGACGGTCATATCCTCAACCGGTTCGAACTCCGTGTCTGTGTCCAGTTCGTCGGAACTCTGGTTTTACATGCAAATCCGgtaaaggaaaacacacaagcacaaaaCACGTAAAACATGGCATTCAAGCGGGAACACACGCATCGGGAGACATGATATAATAATGCAGTGATGTTTTGGAGAATGAAACGTATACCATGCAATGAAGgacatagaaaaaaataaaacaatgtaaaaaataaaatcaataaataaagtaATATAACATATTAATATCCGGGTTTTATCTGTGTGAATGAAACGATGAAATAAAgggaaaatatggaaaataaGGTGAATCAAATATGGAGACAAACGTGATGAAATCGCATTCGttaaaaattgtacattttacCCACATACGCATCAGGCAAtacaaaaaacgaacaaacgacaAAAGTTGACACAATTTCCGCTATAGCGTATGGCTTACATTTGCTTCTGGTCTCAAGTGTGTACTGTTCGTCTTCAATGTCTTCGGGATCCAAatcttcttcgtccttttttgacAAATGTAGTATGAGCAACCAGATTGAATAAATGTTTGGAATTATTAGAGATCTCAAAATAGGCTTCAAATGTGTATCATATTGCAACATAAATGCTTATTTTCAATAACAATATTCATCTGCAGAATACTATTACATTTAATTCGAGCAATACTGATCCTATGTTGCTTTAAAACTTTGTAGCGGAGCATAATTATAGCGGAGAGTTTATGAATTTTGGAAGAGGGTGATTATTTTAAGGAACCATGAATCGATCAGCCTACACTTACCCTATTCATCAGCACCGCGCGACGAATTTCACGCACGCCATCGTACACCAGGCGCGATGCGTCAATGAAATCGTTCTCATCTACGTCCTTCGGTGAGTTTGAAGAAAGTGCATCGACGGCCACATCCACACGTTGAGCAAACTTCGACATGACCTGTTCGCGCAGCACCTTTACCGCCTCCAGCACTCGTTTGGTATAGATGCATGGTTCATAGTTGTCCATCTCCGCCTCTACTACGTTGCAAACGCGCGCCGATCGACCCTGGATAGCACCCGCCGTATTGCGCAAATCCAGTGCATCGCCCTCTTGCAGCGCCAGAACGCACTTGTTTACGTCCTCCAGAATGTGGTTCTCCGACACGGCCAGGAAATCGTCGATCGTCGTAATATCATCGACTGCCTCTGTAAGAATGCGCACCTGGTTCTCCCAGGCCAGTCGGTACGCTTCCATATTCTCCTGCGCAACCTTCGAGTTGGGCCGAACGGCCAAAATCAATGCCGCGTTGATCACCTGCGGGCAGAGGGTTTCGATCTGGTCGGCCGCGTATCGCACCATCTTAACGCCGTCCTCGTTGTTGGACATGCTGCACACGAGATTCGCCACTTCGACCAACTTTTCTGCGTGCTTCGTGAAAATGTCGGCCCGCTCGCGAACGACCTTTTCGTTGCCACTGCGGGCCGCCTCGATCAGATCAAGTAACGGCATGTTCGTTTCAAGGAACGAATCCGACACGTGGTCGACAACTGCCTTTCGCAGCTGGCGGCGTAGATCTTTCGTCTTCCGGTACATGTGACCGATCGCACGCTCCAGCTCCGGTGTACGATCTTTTGTTCCCATctgaaatgacaaaaaaagtGATAAAATGTGCTATTTTAGGGTTCGTCCTATAACCGCTATAGAGGATCAAATACCAAGCCTTGCAGACAAAAGCTGAGCTTGCAAGTACTTATTTCAGCAGTTTGAGTGAAATGTTTAACAACATTTGCTTACATTGACGAAAAAGTTTGTAAAGCAAAAAGAgtcgaacaaaacaacacacataaATTACTTACGTTGGACATATACTCCGACAGCAGGTCTTGCAGCGCTTGCCGGACCGCATTGCACTCTCCGACAATCCGCTCGCGCCTTTCGTCACGCGTGCAATCTGCGTCGGCCATCAGCGCTGCCGCACTGATGATGCTTTCTAGACGCTCCTCGAGTGACGGTCTGGAACGGACTTCGTTGTAAGCTCTCGGATCCATAATGATGCCTTCGTCGAAGTCGTCCAAGGCCGCCGCTAGCTCGCCGGCACCCACGTACACGTCCTGTGGCTGGGACGACTTGCCCTGTGCGACGTCGCTGATCGTGTTGACCGCCTCACACACCTGCTTGAGGATGTGGTCCCGATTCACCTTGGCCAGGTCCAGCTCGGGATGGCGCACGTACACCTTCGACGCCGTCAGCAGCATCGTGGAGTGCTTCTTCAGCACGGCACGGGCTGCTGCCAAATCATCCCGTAGCTGCGGATCTTTTAGCTCTTGCTGGCGTTTGGCGGCCTGCTTGATGAGCTCATTCGCGTTCCGCCCGAACTGGCGCATATTATTCATCAGCTCGTCCTGTGACGACGCGTTCCGCAGCTTGTCCAGGTCGTCCTCTACGACGTG
This window harbors:
- the LOC128730507 gene encoding endoplasmic reticulum metallopeptidase 1-like, yielding MKDQLLSTTVPRRTKMKNTNYDPNIHRLPWFFGWLLLALVAFCGTASYLSFFHLPSALNEADLARHPYAFNGARAWSILQRLDALGPKPTGSQANEVHAVQLLEHELSVINASRHPAQQVLFDKQIVSGQYGINFFGSSMTSVYRRVQNLIVKLVGEENNHSLLLNCHFDSVAGSPGASDDCGSCAVMLELLRVLSHEPKRQRHSIVFLFNGAEETPLQASHGFITGHRWAREVRAFLNLESAGSGGKELLFQSGPQHPWLVESYSRAVRHPFGQAIGEEIFQSGLIPSDTDFRIFRDFGHIPGLDFAHIFNGYRYHTRYDSVQYLSPAVLQRTGDNMLALVRLIANGEQLARTAELAPGRTVFFDFLGLVFVTYSSLEGALLNVIVSIAGVLVGCWNVLAVVGWCNWRSVAREVLHGLVATLVGAGAAVGFNMMLAFTIDRTADRSMSWFSTYSLAIGLYCVPAMMLLFIVHREFHRLFSKAKTVLPLTLTIQARITGVFLFWSVIATGATAYGLRSVYVISVLLTLTLFGMTLVTLLKLQSFPSGYWLVVFLVVHFVALLWTTQFFHLFANIFIPITGRSGANDNPDLIIGTVAAACTIFATSFLVPLINLLRKPHLTIGTLLGIFVGSLILATFTSVGFPYSAPGATPADSPKVQRILMQHTLRQFYEPNSTAIVRKADAGYLFRLWDRHNKRTVRSVLESLTIGINSPVAPTDLPECETELFCGMPASAVRFSSLWSPQSDENRPNTPEMVSLSLDAIKRPPHASGSPAGVSRVELTFSLTGSIQSSVLLRPKQNVTLAGWNLTPNVPTKLETGGHTAYFMLITHGLPGETVQLALELDIARTVSPDLNNDQLLDISVTSNFWEYHEHFTDRLKRSIATFPAWAHVVPTVTVVNVYSF
- the LOC128731700 gene encoding catenin alpha, producing METLTNFGQVALKWDPKNLEIRTMSVEKTLEPLVLQVTTLVSTKGPSKKKKGKSKRASALVAAVEKATDIFIERGEQIAYENPDITQEMLSAVEEVRKTGSAMSIAAREFSEDPCSSLKRGNMVRAARNLLSAVTRLLILADMVDVHLLLKSLHVVEDDLDKLRNASSQDELMNNMRQFGRNANELIKQAAKRQQELKDPQLRDDLAAARAVLKKHSTMLLTASKVYVRHPELDLAKVNRDHILKQVCEAVNTISDVAQGKSSQPQDVYVGAGELAAALDDFDEGIIMDPRAYNEVRSRPSLEERLESIISAAALMADADCTRDERRERIVGECNAVRQALQDLLSEYMSNMGTKDRTPELERAIGHMYRKTKDLRRQLRKAVVDHVSDSFLETNMPLLDLIEAARSGNEKVVRERADIFTKHAEKLVEVANLVCSMSNNEDGVKMVRYAADQIETLCPQVINAALILAVRPNSKVAQENMEAYRLAWENQVRILTEAVDDITTIDDFLAVSENHILEDVNKCVLALQEGDALDLRNTAGAIQGRSARVCNVVEAEMDNYEPCIYTKRVLEAVKVLREQVMSKFAQRVDVAVDALSSNSPKDVDENDFIDASRLVYDGVREIRRAVLMNRSSDELDTDTEFEPVEDMTVETRSRSSAHTGDQTIDEYPEISGITTAREAMRKMNEEDKQKIMQQVELFRREKLTFDSEVAKWDDTGNDIIYLAKHMCMIMMEMTDFTRGRGPLKTTMDVINAAKKISEAGTKLDKLTREIADQCPESSTKKDLLAYLQRIALYCHQIQITSKVKADVQNISGELIVSGVMLDSATSLIQAAKNLMNAVVYTVKYSYVASTKYTRQGTVSNYSPIVVWKMKAPEKKPLVRPEKPEEVRAKVRRASQKKTQNPVHALSEFQSPTDAV